Genomic segment of Microbacterium sp. BH-3-3-3:
TCGCGCTGGTGGCCTTCGTCGTCGTGGCCGTCTCGGGCACCGTCCGCGCCTCGATCACTCTGCTCGACGTGTCGAACCTCTTCTCGACCTACGGCTTCCTGGTGCTGGTCAAGGTCGCCGCACTCCTCGCGATGGGCGTCCTCGGCGCGTGGTACCGCCGCCGCCTCATCTCACGCATGGCCGACGAGCCCGGTTCGCGGCGGTTCTGGGGCATCCTCACGCTCGAACTGGTCTTCATGGGTGTCGCCAGCGGTGCGGCCGCCGCGCTGGCGCGCACCGCCCCGCCCGTCGAGGCGCCGCTGGTCGGTCAGACCCCGGCCGAGGTGCTCACCGGTTCGCCGCTGCCGCCCGAGCTCACCCTCGAGCGCTGGTTCACCGCGTGGGACGTCGACCTGCTGTGGGCGTTCGTCGTCGCCTTCGCCCTGTTCTTCTACCTGGCCGGCGTCTGGCGCCTGCACCGCCGCGGCGACGCCTGGCCCATCCACCGCACCGTGATGTGGACCCTGGGCATGCTGGGGGTGTTCTGGGTCACCTCGGGACCGATCAACGTGTACCAGGACTACCTGTTCAGCATGCACATGATCGGCCACATGCTGCTGTCGATGGCGATCCCCCTGCTGCTCGTGACGGGGGCGCCGGTGACGCTGGCCGCGCGGGCCATCCGCAAACGCGACGACGGCACCCGCGGTGGACGCGAGTGGATCCTCTGGGCGGTGCACAACCCGGTCGCGAAGGTGCTCACCAACCCGTACGTCGCGGCGGGGCTGTTCATCGGCTCGCTGTGGGCGTTCTACTACACCGACCTCTTCCGGTGGTCGCTGTACGACCACGTCGGCCACATCTGGATGGTCGCTCACTTCCTCGTCACGGGGTACCTCTTCGTGCTGAGCCTCGTGGGCATCGATCCGGTGCCCTACCGCCTGCCCTATCCGATGCGTCTGCTGGTGCTCATCGCGATCATGGCGATGCACGCGTTCTTCGGCATCGCGATCATGATGAACTCCGGCCTCATGGTCGCCGAGTGGTTCGGCGCGATGGGGCGCACCTGGGGGGCGACACCCCTGCAGGATCAGTACGTCGGCGGTGGCGTGGCCTGGTCGGTGGGCGAGATCCCGACGCTCATCCTGGCGATCACCGTCGCGATCCAGTGGAGCCGCAGCGACGAACGGCAGCAGAAGCGCCGCGATCGGCACGTCGACCGGGTCGGAGACCTCGAACTCGACGCGTACAACGAAGAGCTGGCGCGCATGGCCGAGCGCGACGCCCGCGTCGCCGCACGCCAGCGCGGCTGATCCCGCTCAGTCGGACTGCCCGCCCACGAGGATCGAGGCGGTGCCGTCGGGCAGCACCGTGATCGCGCCGTCGACGCGGAAGGGCACGTCCTCTTCGACCGAGCGCACGCTGCCGTCGAAGATCGAGCGGATGTCGACGCGGATGTGCGCGACCGCCTTGGCCGACGGAATGCGCCAGCCGGCGCCGTCGGGCACCACCGTGACGACGGGCTGCTCGACGATCGACCATGCGGGGGCGCCGTCGATGCGGTTGCGCACGGTGAACCCGAACGGGCACCCGGTGGGCTGCAGCACCGTCTGCTCGGCGCACGACGAGAGGAAGTCCTCGACGCGCTGCTGCACGACCGCGATGAACTCCTCGGTCGGTTCGGCCTGCACGTCGATCGGGATGCCGGCCAGGGGCGCATCGGCGAGCACGGCCACCCCGGGGGTCGCCGAGATCGCCGTGTCGACGGCGACCGAGTACAGCCCGGGAGAGAAGACGAGCAGCGGCACCTCGGCCGCGGGATCGGTGTCGGCCCCCTCGATCGACACCTGGCGCTTGTCGACCTCGAAGCCGTTGACCGAGAAGCGCATCGACCCCTGCACCGACAGGTCCATCACGGCGAGCGGGCTCCGGGCGAACCGCCAGCGGGGCAGCAGGCTCGACCCGCCGTCGCGCTGCACCGACAGCGTGGTGGTGCCGGCGTACCCGCCCGCCGTGTACGACACGGTCAGGCGGGTGACGTCTCCCTCGACGGATTCGTCGACGATCGCGGCATCCATCAACGGGGTGAGTGCCTCGGGCCTCAGCAGCGCCTCGGACGCGGTCGCCGGAAGGCCCGCGGCCTCGAGATCGGCGGAGTCGACGGCGACACCCGGAACGGCGAGCGCCTCGGCCGCGCGGCGGTCGTGCAGCAGCTCGAGGTAGTGCATGACGAAGGCCCGGGGACTGTAGAACTCCCGGTACAGCGATGCGGCTCCCCCGCCCAGGGCGGCGAGCAGCAGGATGCCGATGACGATGATCGCCGGGATCTCGAACCGCCCGCGCGGGCGCGCGCCGGTGACGCCCCTGGGCGTCGCGGGGCCCCCGCCGGCGTTGTCCACGCCCCCAGTCTAAGAAGCCCACCTGCGCAGATGCCGCGCGCCGCCCCGCGGCGTCACGCGGGCGCACCGGGAGGGGCGGAGTGGCGCCCGCGTCGCGCGTCTCAGTCGGCGACGAGCGAGTGCACGACGGCGACCGCGGCCAGCTGCCCCGCGGCGATGGCCGCGGCGAGCGAGAACATCGGCCCGGGCAGGTGCTCGGCCTGCGCGTGGTCTCCGACCGCGTAGACACCGGGCATGCTGGTGCGCCCGAAGGCGTCGGTGCGCACGGCCCCCGCCTCGGTCACGGCGAGATCGAGCTGGGCGGCGAAGGGGGCGCTCGGGCGCCAGGTGGGAGCGATGAACGCGCCGGCCACGTCGAGGTGCCCGCCCTCGTCGAGCAGCAGACGGAGCCCGTCGGCCGTGCCGTCGACCCGTTCGACGCGTGCCGGGTCGACCACGTGCACCTCGGATGCCACGGGCTCGAGCATGCGGGCCAGCACCGCCGCGTGCGGCGAGGCGTTCACGACCGCGACGGGACGACCGGCGAACTCGTGGCCGTGGCAGAAGGGGCAGTTGGCGATGCGGTCGCCCCACTGCTCGGCGAGGCCGGGGATCGCGGGGAGATCGTCGGTCACGCCGGTGGCGAGGATCACCGCGTGCGCGCGCAGGGGCTCGTCGTCGACGGTGACCGTCAGTTCGTCGCCCTGTTGCGCCACGGTGGAGGCGACGGCATCCCGGATCTCGACCGTCGCGTACGCGCCGATCTCGGCACGACCGAGTCGACGCAGCTCCGCAGGGTCGCGGCCGTCGTTGGTGAGCAGGTTGTGGGCGTGGCTCACGGTGGCGTTGCGGTACGCGCCGGAGTCGAGCAGCAGGGTGCGTCGGTGCATTCGACCCAGGGTGAGGGCGGCCTGCAGTCCGGCGGGGCCGCCGCCGATGATGATCGCGTCGTACATGAGGGTTCCTTCCGCTTGCGTTCTCGTCCATGGTGTGACTTCATGTCGACATGAAGTCAAGCGGGGAGTCGATCGGCGAGGCAGCGGCGCGATTCGGGCTCGAGACGCACGTGCTGCGCTACTGGGAAGACGAGGGGCTGCTGCGCCCGGGTCGGGATGCCGCGGGGCGTCGGCGCTTCGACGAGGGCGACAGCGTGCGCATCGCGGTGATCCTGCGCAACAAGGCCGCGGGGCTCTCGCTCGAGCAGATCCAGGTGCTGCTCGACGAGGACGCGCCCGACCGCCACCGGGTGCTCGAGGAGCACGTGGCCGAGCTCGATCGGCGCGCGGCCGACATCGCCCAGGCCCGCGCGATGACCGAGCACGCCCTGCGCTGCCGCGCGCATGACATCACCGAGTGCCCGCGGTTCCGCAGCCACGTCGCCGACGTGCTCTCGGGCGAGGCGCGCTGGCTGCTGGTGCGCACCGAGCCGTCGTGCGAGACGCCTGCCCGCTCCCGGTCCGACGACGCGTCCACACCCCGCCGCCCGGCGACGGCGGTGCGAACTAGCATGAACCGGTGACCACGCCGCCCCTCTCCGCCGAACAGCAGGCGCTGTTCCGGCTGATCGAGGACACCCGTGAGCACGTGTTCGTCACGGGCCGGGCGGGTACGGGCAAGTCGACGCTGCTGCAGCACCTGGCGTGGAACACGAAGAAGCAGATCGCCGTGTGCGCACCGACGGGGGTCGCGGCCCTGAACGTCGAGGGCCAGACGATCCACTCGCTGTTCCGCCTGCCCATCGGTCTCATCGCGAACGGCGACATCGACCAGAACGACGCCACCCGCAAGATCCTCAACGCGATCGACACCCTGGTGATCGACGAGATCTCGATGGTCAACGCCGACCTGATGGATGCCATCGACCGCTCCCTGCGTCAGGCCCGGGGTCGTCGCGCCGAGCCGTTCGGCGGCACGCAGGTCGTGATGTTCGGAGACCCGTACCAGCTCGCCCCGGTGCCGCCGCGCGGCGACGAGGCGCGCTACATCGACGACCACTACCGCTCGTTCTGGTTCTTCGACGCCAAGGTGTGGTCGGGGGAGTCGGCCAGCGACGGTCTCATCGACATCGGCCGGCACGGCGCCGAACTGCACGTCAACGAGCTCGTCGAGATCCACCGGCAGTCCGACCCCGGGTTCAAGACTCTGCTCAACGCGGTGCGCTACGGACGGGTGACGGCCGAGATGGCCGAGGTGCTCAACACCGCCGGGGCGCGCACCCCTCCTCACCCCGCCGACGGCGAGCACCCGATCATCACGCTCGCCACCCGCAACGACCGGGTGAACACGATCAACCGGCGCCACCTCGACGAGCTCATCGGGCGCACGCAGACGGCGGCCGCCGAGATCTCGGGCGACTTCGGCCGCGGCGAGGCGAACTACCCCGCCGAGATGGAGCTGACGCTCAAGGTCGGCGCGCAGGTGATGTTCCTGCGCAACGACGGGGCGCAGTTCGGCGAGGCGCCGCGCTGGGTCAACGGCACGATCGGCACCGTCACGCGCATCGCGGGCGACAGCGTGCGCGTCGAGGTCGACGGCACCGAGCACGACGTGGAGCCCGCGGTCTGGGAGAGGTACCGCTACGCCTACGACCCGGGCACGAAGAACCTCTCGCGCGAGATCGTCGCGGAGTTCACGCAGTTCCCGCTGCGGTTGGCGTGGGCCGTGACGATCCACAAGTCGCAGGGCAAGACCTACGACCGCGCCGTCGTCGACCTCGGCGCCGGCGCCTTCGCCCCCGGGCAGACCTACGTCGCGCTCAGCCGTCTCACCTCGATCGACGGCCTGTACCTGACGCGCCCGCTCCGGCCCAGCGACATCCGGGTCGACGAAGACGTGCGCCGCTTCATGAAGCAGGCGTGGCTCGGCCGCCAACAGGCGGCGGCTCAGGCGACCTGAGCCGCCTTCGCGCGCGCGAGGTCGGCGAACAGCTCGGTGTTGAAGCGGTAGGCGACGAGCACCTCGGCGATGACGCGCTCCTTCTCGTCGTCGTCCCAGGGGGCGGCGTCGAGCTGCTCGCGGTAGACGTTCTTGAACGCCTTCGGGTCGGCGATGTCGCCGAAGAGGAAGAAGCCGATGCCGTTGGTGTCGAACCCGAAGCGGCGCTGCATGAGCCGGCCGATGAAGAGCCCGCCCGACAGGTCGCCCAGGTACCGCGTGTAGTGGTGCGCGACGAAACCGCCGGGCCAGGTGGCCGCCACGCGCCGGATGCGCGAGACGTACGCCTGCGTGGTGGGCAGCGGCGTGACGCTCTCGCGCCACGTCGGACCCAGCAGGAACGCGAGGTCGGCTTCGAGGGCGGGGAGGCGCGTGAGCTTGTCGCTGAGGAACACCGATGCCACGGGGTCGCGCCGCAGAGCGACCGCCGACTCTTCGAGGGCCGAGTAGATGAACCAGTGCTGGGCGACGAGGGCGACGTAGTCGTCGCGGGTGCCGCTGCCGGTGAGCAGCTCGGTCATGAACCCGTCGCACTCGTTCGTGGAGTGCGCACTGCTGGAACGTTCGCGCAGCGCGGTGGAGAACGGGATGACGGCGTTCATGACGTCATCATACGCAAAGAGTTAGGCTGGCCTAACCCCTGATTTCGACGGAGTTCGCGGCATCCGCCCCGCGGCCGCCCCCAGATGTGATGCAGACGTGACGAGTCCAGGATGCAAGGGGCGGTGACGTTCAGGCGGCGTGTGTTTGAATCTTTCGAGCGGGCGCTTCGCCGCGCTCGGATTCCTGGGGGTAACACATGCGGGGATGGCGTCGTTCCGCGGCCATCGCGATCGCGGGCGCCAGCGCGCTCGCCGTGGTTCTGAGTGGCTGCACGCCTCAGGCGTCGGTGGCCCTCGACGTTCCCGCGCAGGTCGACGCCCCCCTTCCCGAGGCCACCGTCTCGGAGCTGCAGGACGCCGTCACCACCGCGATGGCCGCCACGGGTTCGACGGGCGCCATCGTGGGCGTCTGGGCGCCCTGGAGCGGCACCTGGGTGTCGGGCTTGGGAACGCAGGGCCCCGGCGGCGCCGAGGTCACCACCGACCTGACTTTCCGCGCGGCCGACGTGACCGGCGCCATGACCTGCGACGCCGTGTACCGACTTGCCGCCGACGGGACGCTGAGCCTCAGCGACCCGATCACGCAGTGGGTCAGCAACCTGCCCGGGTACGAGGACATCACGCTGCGTCAGCTGTGCGACGGCACCTCGGGACTCGCGTCGTACACCTCGGTGCTCGAGGGCATGGTGCTCAACAACCCCGACCGCGCGTGGAACCCGCGCGAGCTCATGGCCTACGGCATCGCGAGCCCCCGCCTGAACGCCCCGGGCGCCTCGTTCGGCGACTCCGCCACGAACT
This window contains:
- a CDS encoding NAD(P)/FAD-dependent oxidoreductase, which encodes MYDAIIIGGGPAGLQAALTLGRMHRRTLLLDSGAYRNATVSHAHNLLTNDGRDPAELRRLGRAEIGAYATVEIRDAVASTVAQQGDELTVTVDDEPLRAHAVILATGVTDDLPAIPGLAEQWGDRIANCPFCHGHEFAGRPVAVVNASPHAAVLARMLEPVASEVHVVDPARVERVDGTADGLRLLLDEGGHLDVAGAFIAPTWRPSAPFAAQLDLAVTEAGAVRTDAFGRTSMPGVYAVGDHAQAEHLPGPMFSLAAAIAAGQLAAVAVVHSLVAD
- a CDS encoding heme oxygenase (biliverdin-producing) gives rise to the protein MNAVIPFSTALRERSSSAHSTNECDGFMTELLTGSGTRDDYVALVAQHWFIYSALEESAVALRRDPVASVFLSDKLTRLPALEADLAFLLGPTWRESVTPLPTTQAYVSRIRRVAATWPGGFVAHHYTRYLGDLSGGLFIGRLMQRRFGFDTNGIGFFLFGDIADPKAFKNVYREQLDAAPWDDDEKERVIAEVLVAYRFNTELFADLARAKAAQVA
- a CDS encoding cytochrome c oxidase assembly protein; the encoded protein is MNPRLLRVAGPVILIAVSLIAVVAGLAYGGGAAEVQLADPGPVVRWGLPIATVLVNLSAATLVGSLVLALFALPAGERPFEIALDTASIGAAVFTIAAATTGYLTFLNVLNAKPTLDAVFGQQLGRFLVESPLGQAWLITTIAGAVLTVLTFAVRSWIPTLFVAILALASLIPMGTQGHAGTEASHNAAVISLVLHIIAAAVWLGGLVLLVVVRPAMSRRQLQSVLLRYSSIALVAFVVVAVSGTVRASITLLDVSNLFSTYGFLVLVKVAALLAMGVLGAWYRRRLISRMADEPGSRRFWGILTLELVFMGVASGAAAALARTAPPVEAPLVGQTPAEVLTGSPLPPELTLERWFTAWDVDLLWAFVVAFALFFYLAGVWRLHRRGDAWPIHRTVMWTLGMLGVFWVTSGPINVYQDYLFSMHMIGHMLLSMAIPLLLVTGAPVTLAARAIRKRDDGTRGGREWILWAVHNPVAKVLTNPYVAAGLFIGSLWAFYYTDLFRWSLYDHVGHIWMVAHFLVTGYLFVLSLVGIDPVPYRLPYPMRLLVLIAIMAMHAFFGIAIMMNSGLMVAEWFGAMGRTWGATPLQDQYVGGGVAWSVGEIPTLILAITVAIQWSRSDERQQKRRDRHVDRVGDLELDAYNEELARMAERDARVAARQRG
- a CDS encoding ATP-dependent RecD-like DNA helicase, which produces MTTPPLSAEQQALFRLIEDTREHVFVTGRAGTGKSTLLQHLAWNTKKQIAVCAPTGVAALNVEGQTIHSLFRLPIGLIANGDIDQNDATRKILNAIDTLVIDEISMVNADLMDAIDRSLRQARGRRAEPFGGTQVVMFGDPYQLAPVPPRGDEARYIDDHYRSFWFFDAKVWSGESASDGLIDIGRHGAELHVNELVEIHRQSDPGFKTLLNAVRYGRVTAEMAEVLNTAGARTPPHPADGEHPIITLATRNDRVNTINRRHLDELIGRTQTAAAEISGDFGRGEANYPAEMELTLKVGAQVMFLRNDGAQFGEAPRWVNGTIGTVTRIAGDSVRVEVDGTEHDVEPAVWERYRYAYDPGTKNLSREIVAEFTQFPLRLAWAVTIHKSQGKTYDRAVVDLGAGAFAPGQTYVALSRLTSIDGLYLTRPLRPSDIRVDEDVRRFMKQAWLGRQQAAAQAT
- a CDS encoding MerR family transcriptional regulator, translated to MKSSGESIGEAAARFGLETHVLRYWEDEGLLRPGRDAAGRRRFDEGDSVRIAVILRNKAAGLSLEQIQVLLDEDAPDRHRVLEEHVAELDRRAADIAQARAMTEHALRCRAHDITECPRFRSHVADVLSGEARWLLVRTEPSCETPARSRSDDASTPRRPATAVRTSMNR